The proteins below are encoded in one region of Halalkalicoccus jeotgali B3:
- a CDS encoding CTP synthase: MPTDYDPSLGRKFIFVTGGVMSGLGKGITAASTGRLLKNAGFSVTAVKIDPYLNVDAGTMNPYQHGEVYVLKDGGEVDLDLGNYERFLDIDMTFDHNVTTGKTYQHVIEKERAGDYLGKTVQIIPHITDDIKRRIREAAAGTDVCLIEVGGTVGDIEGMPYLEALRQFAHEEDDEDILFAHVTLVPYSKNGEQKTKPTQHSVKELRSIGLQPDIVVGRCDDRLEPETKEKIALFGDVPTEAVFSNPDVEDIYEVPLMVESEGLDEYVMERLGLSGEALPEAERKNEWRELVTQEADQEIDIALVGKYALEDAYLSIHEALKHAGLERNVEVNVRWVDSDEMAAAHRERLEGADGVVVPGGFGSRGTRGKIEAVRYAREEGIPYLGLCLGFQMAVVEYARNVCGLEGAHSTEIDPQTDHPVIDILPEQYEIEDMGGTMRLGAHNTDIQPNTLASKVYGGAEACTERHRHRYXVNPEYIQQLEAEGLTFSGRAKNRMEILEIEDHPYFLGTQFHPEFRSRPGRASPPFVGLVDAVLERARTEVEA, translated from the coding sequence ATGCCGACCGATTACGATCCCTCCCTCGGGAGGAAGTTCATTTTCGTCACCGGGGGCGTGATGAGCGGGCTCGGAAAGGGGATCACCGCCGCGAGCACCGGTCGCCTGCTAAAAAACGCCGGCTTCTCGGTGACGGCAGTGAAGATCGACCCCTACCTGAACGTCGACGCCGGAACGATGAACCCCTACCAGCACGGCGAGGTTTACGTCCTGAAGGACGGTGGCGAGGTCGATCTCGACCTGGGAAACTACGAGCGGTTCCTCGACATCGACATGACGTTCGACCACAACGTCACGACGGGCAAGACCTACCAGCACGTCATCGAGAAGGAACGCGCCGGGGACTACCTCGGCAAGACCGTCCAGATCATCCCCCACATCACCGACGACATCAAACGGCGCATTCGGGAAGCCGCCGCGGGCACAGACGTCTGTCTCATCGAGGTCGGGGGCACAGTGGGGGACATCGAGGGGATGCCGTATCTCGAAGCACTGCGCCAGTTCGCCCACGAGGAGGACGACGAGGACATCCTCTTTGCCCACGTCACCCTCGTTCCGTACTCGAAAAACGGCGAGCAGAAGACCAAACCGACCCAACACTCGGTGAAGGAACTTCGCTCGATCGGGCTCCAGCCCGACATCGTCGTCGGGCGGTGTGACGACCGCCTCGAACCCGAGACCAAGGAGAAGATCGCCCTGTTCGGGGACGTGCCCACCGAGGCGGTGTTCTCGAACCCCGACGTCGAGGACATCTACGAGGTCCCCCTGATGGTCGAATCGGAGGGCCTCGACGAGTACGTCATGGAGCGACTGGGGCTGTCCGGGGAGGCCCTGCCCGAGGCCGAGCGGAAAAACGAGTGGCGCGAGCTGGTCACCCAGGAGGCCGACCAGGAGATCGACATCGCCCTCGTCGGCAAGTACGCCCTGGAGGACGCCTATCTCTCGATTCACGAGGCGCTGAAACACGCCGGACTAGAGCGCAACGTCGAGGTCAACGTCCGCTGGGTCGACTCCGACGAGATGGCCGCCGCCCACCGCGAGCGCCTCGAGGGGGCCGACGGGGTCGTCGTCCCCGGTGGCTTCGGCTCGCGCGGGACGCGCGGGAAGATCGAAGCAGTGCGCTACGCCCGCGAGGAGGGGATTCCCTATCTGGGGCTTTGTCTGGGCTTCCAGATGGCGGTCGTCGAGTACGCCCGGAACGTCTGCGGGCTCGAGGGGGCCCACTCGACGGAGATCGATCCCCAGACCGACCACCCGGTGATCGACATCCTGCCCGAACAGTACGAAATCGAGGACATGGGCGGAACGATGCGACTGGGCGCTCATAATACCGACATTCAACCGAACACGCTCGCAAGCAAGGTCTACGGTGGCGCAGAGGCCTGTACGGAACGCCACAGACACCGATATRAGGTCAACCCCGAGTACATCCAGCAACTGGAAGCGGAAGGGCTTACCTTCTCGGGGCGCGCCAAAAACCGCATGGAGATCCTCGAGATCGAGGACCACCCGTACTTCCTCGGGACGCAGTTCCACCCCGAGTTCCGCTCGCGGCCCGGACGGGCGAGCCCACCTTTCGTCGGGCTGGTGGATGCGGTGCTCGAACGCGCTCGAACGGAGGTCGAAGCCTGA